A section of the Telopea speciosissima isolate NSW1024214 ecotype Mountain lineage chromosome 3, Tspe_v1, whole genome shotgun sequence genome encodes:
- the LOC122655895 gene encoding ankyrin repeat-containing protein At5g02620-like: MEKQKSFRGAMEKQKSLRISMEKQQSFRDRRKSRESPGKRGDSEFHLAARTGNLHMVKEILQECKNSSLDDLLSRQNLDGETALYTSSENGHVLVVKELLKHLDLETASLPAKNGYDAFHVAAKQGHIEVLKELLNAFPPLAMTTDSSNSTALHTAATQGHIDVVNLLLETDSNLAKIARNNGKTALHSAARMGHLEVVKSLICKDPSTGFRIDKKAQTALHMAVKGTKVDIVLELLKPDPSVIMLEDNKGNTALHIATRKGRIQIICCLLSVEGINVSGINKAGESPLDIAEKCDNMDIASVLKEAGAIRAKDHVNPPNPAKQLKQTVSDIKHDVHSQLQQTRQTRAQVQKIQKNLKKIHSSGLNNAINSATVVAILIATVAFAAIFNIPGQYLQTEESGLSLGQANIANKAAFLIFFVCDAMALFISLAVVVVQTSVVVIEQKAKQQLMFVINKIMWLACLFISAAFISLSFIVVGQHAQWLAVYTTLVGGVIMLTTVGSMCYCVVINRIEESNMRNIRRASGSRSRSLSMSAMVSESELLNNEHKRMYAV; encoded by the exons ATGGAGAAACAGAAGAGCTTCCGTGGGGCCATGGAGAAGCAGAAGAGCTTACGGATATCAATGGAGAAGCAGCAAAGCTTTCGTGACAGGAGGAAGAGCAGAGAATCTCCAGGAAAAAGGGGCGACTCGGAGTTCCATCTGGCTGCTCGAACTGGGAACTTACATATGGTCAAGGAAATTCTTCAGGAGTGTAAAAATAGCAGCTTGGATGATTTGCTATCAAGGCAAAATCTGGATGGGGAGACAGCCTTGTATACCTCATCCGAGAACGGCCATGTCCTAGTTGTTAAGGAACTATTGAAGCATTTAGACCTTGAAACGGCTTCTCTCCCAGCCAAGAATGGTTATGATGCATTCCATGTTGCAGCCAAGCAGGGTCATATTG AGGTGTTGAAGGAGCTTTTGAATGCATTCCCCCCCTTGGCCATGACCACTGATTCATCCAACAGTACAGCTTTACACACAGCTGCTACTCAAGGCCATATTGATGTTGTCAATCTCCTTTTGGAGACTGATTCAAATCTTGCTAAGATAGCCCGAAACAATGGTAAAACAGCCCTCCACTCTGCGGCTAGGATGGGACATTTGGAAGTTGTGAAATCCCTAATATGCAAGGATCCAAGTACTGGTTTTAGGATTGATAAGAAGGCCCAAACTGCATTGCACATGGCAGTGAAGGGAACTAAGGTAGACATTGTGCTCGAATTGCTTAAACCTGATCCTTCAGTCATTATGTTGGAAGATAACAAGGGGAACACAGCATTGCATattgcaacaaggaagggccgCATTCAG ATAATATGCTGTTTATTATCAGTTGAGGGTATCAATGTCAGTGGAATCAACAAGGCTGGAGAAAGCCCCCTAGATATTGCAGAGAAATGTGACAATATGGACATTGCCTCAGTTCTAAAAGAAGCAGGGGCTATCAGAGCAAAGGACCATGTAAACCCTCCAAATCCAGCAAAACAATTGAAGCAGACTGTTAGTGACATAAAACACGATGTACATTCCCAACTCCAACAGACCCGTCAGACTAGGGCTCAGGTTCAGAAGATTCAAAAAAATCTGAAGAAGATTCACTCAAGCGGCCTTAATAATGCAATAAACTCTGCTACTGTTGTTGCCATTCTAATTGCAACGGTTGCTTTTGCAGCCATCTTCAATATTCCTGGACAGTATCTTCAGACGGAGGAAAGTGGCCTCTCTCTTGGGCAAGCAAATATTGCAAATAAGGCAGCATTCCTTATCTTCTTTGTTTGTGATGCCATGGCCTTGTTCATCTCCTTGGCTGTTGTTGTGGTCCAGACTTCTGTAGTTGTAATTGAGCAGAAAGCAAAGCAGCAGCTCATGTTTGTGATTAACAAGATCATGTGGCTGGCTTGCCTCTTCATATCAGCAGCCTTCATTTCTCTCTCATTTATCGTTGTGGGTCAGCATGCACAGTGGCTCGCTGTGTACACCACATTGGTTGGTGGTGTGATAATGCTGACTACTGTTGGTTCCATGTGCTACTGTGTTGTCATTAACAGGATTGAGGAATCAAACATGAGGAATATAAGGAGAGCATCAGGAAGCAGGTCACGCTCATTATCTATGTCTGCTATGGTTTCTGAGTCTGAGCTGCTGAACAACGAGCATAAAAGGATGTATGCAGTTTAG